A single genomic interval of Cupriavidus necator harbors:
- a CDS encoding PhnE/PtxC family ABC transporter permease: MTAHPRDPQALRRASGLVLALLLLWPLLQLSRFSPSALFDTGNLKVMGAFVRNFLPPEVSPGFLGLVVNATLETLAIATAGIALAFVIATPLAVALTGSLSVSRIGPGRGRKPRMAVRAGVRALVLLLRGVPELVWALVFVRALGLGAAAGVLALAITYGGMLAKVYAEILESSDTRAVDALLGSGSGRLAALFYGLLPHASQELVSYTVYRWECAIRASVVMGFVGAGGLGQLMDQAMKLLNGGEAATILLVFLLLVLLADALSAHLRKLLD, translated from the coding sequence ATGACCGCCCACCCGCGCGATCCCCAGGCGCTGCGGCGCGCCAGCGGCCTGGTGCTCGCGCTGCTTCTGCTGTGGCCATTGTTGCAGCTGTCCCGGTTCAGCCCTTCAGCCTTGTTCGACACCGGAAACCTCAAGGTGATGGGCGCCTTCGTGCGCAACTTCCTTCCCCCCGAGGTTTCGCCCGGATTCCTCGGGCTTGTGGTCAACGCCACGCTGGAAACGCTGGCGATCGCCACCGCGGGCATTGCGCTCGCCTTTGTGATCGCAACACCTCTGGCCGTGGCCTTGACGGGCAGCCTGTCGGTGTCGCGCATCGGCCCCGGCCGGGGACGCAAGCCGCGCATGGCGGTGCGCGCTGGCGTGCGCGCCCTGGTGCTGCTGCTGCGCGGGGTGCCGGAGTTGGTGTGGGCACTGGTCTTCGTGCGCGCCCTCGGCCTGGGGGCGGCGGCGGGCGTGCTCGCCCTGGCCATCACCTATGGCGGCATGCTGGCAAAGGTCTATGCGGAAATCCTCGAATCCAGCGACACACGCGCCGTGGATGCCCTGCTTGGCAGCGGCAGCGGGCGCCTGGCGGCACTGTTCTATGGGCTGCTTCCCCATGCCTCGCAGGAGCTGGTCTCGTACACCGTCTACCGCTGGGAATGTGCCATCCGGGCTTCCGTGGTCATGGGCTTCGTTGGCGCCGGCGGACTTGGGCAGTTGATGGACCAGGCCATGAAACTGCTCAACGGCGGGGAAGCCGCGACCATCCTGCTAGTGTTCCTGCTGCTGGTCCTGCTGGCGGACGCGCTCAGCGCGCACCTGCGCAAGCTGCTCGACTGA
- the ilvD gene encoding dihydroxy-acid dehydratase has product MPTYRSKTSTAGRNMAGARSLWRATGMKDEDFSKPIVAVVNSFTQFVPGHVHLKDLGQLVAREIEAAGGVAKEFNTIAVDDGIAMGHDGMLYSLPSRDIIADSVEYMVNAHCADAMVCISNCDKITPGMLMAAMRLNIPVIFVSGGPMEAGKTRLANPVTKAMEFKKLDLVDAMVIAADSAYSDADVAEVERSACPTCGSCSGMFTANSMNCLTEALGLSLPGNGTVVATHADREQLFKRAGSRIVELARQYYEQEDERILPRSVGFKAFENAMTLDIAMGGSTNTILHLLAIAREADIDFSMTDIDRLSRVVPQLCKVAPNTNKYHIEDVHRAGGIMAILGELERAGKLHTDVPTVHAPTLRDALEQWDISRTRDEAVRNFYLAGPAGVPTQVAFSQNTRWPSLDLDRAEGCIRSYEHAFSKEGGLAVLTGNIALDGCVVKTAGVDESILVFEGTAHVTESQDEAVENILNDKVKAGDVVIVRYEGPKGGPGMQEMLYPTSYIKSKGLGKACALLTDGRFSGGTSGLSIGHCSPEAAAGGAIGLVRDGDKIRIDIPNRTINVLLSDEELASRREEQNARGWKPAKARPRKVSAALKAYAKLVMSADKGAVRDLSLLDD; this is encoded by the coding sequence ATGCCCACATACCGTTCCAAAACCTCCACCGCCGGCCGCAACATGGCGGGGGCGCGCTCGCTGTGGCGCGCCACCGGCATGAAAGACGAAGATTTTTCCAAGCCCATCGTCGCGGTGGTCAATTCCTTCACCCAGTTCGTGCCCGGGCACGTGCACCTGAAGGACCTGGGCCAGCTGGTCGCGCGCGAGATCGAGGCCGCGGGCGGCGTGGCCAAGGAGTTCAACACCATTGCGGTCGATGACGGCATCGCCATGGGCCACGACGGCATGCTGTATTCGCTGCCCAGCCGCGACATCATCGCGGACTCGGTGGAGTACATGGTCAACGCGCACTGCGCCGACGCCATGGTGTGCATCTCCAACTGCGACAAGATCACCCCGGGCATGCTGATGGCCGCAATGCGGCTCAACATCCCGGTGATCTTCGTCTCCGGCGGCCCGATGGAAGCCGGCAAGACGCGCCTGGCCAACCCCGTCACCAAGGCCATGGAGTTCAAGAAGCTCGACCTCGTGGACGCCATGGTGATCGCCGCCGACAGCGCCTATTCCGACGCCGACGTGGCCGAGGTGGAGCGCTCCGCCTGCCCCACCTGCGGTTCGTGCTCGGGCATGTTCACCGCCAACTCCATGAACTGCCTGACCGAGGCGCTGGGCCTGTCGCTGCCCGGCAACGGCACCGTGGTGGCCACCCACGCCGACCGCGAGCAGCTGTTCAAGCGCGCGGGCAGCCGCATCGTGGAACTGGCGCGCCAGTACTACGAGCAGGAAGACGAGCGCATCCTGCCGCGCTCGGTAGGCTTCAAGGCGTTCGAGAACGCCATGACGCTGGACATTGCCATGGGCGGTTCCACCAACACCATCCTGCACCTGCTGGCGATCGCGCGCGAGGCCGACATCGACTTCAGCATGACCGATATCGACCGCCTCTCGCGCGTGGTGCCGCAGCTGTGCAAGGTGGCGCCCAACACCAACAAGTACCACATCGAAGACGTGCACCGCGCAGGGGGCATCATGGCCATCCTGGGCGAGCTGGAGCGCGCCGGCAAGCTGCACACTGATGTGCCCACGGTGCATGCCCCCACGCTCAGGGACGCGCTGGAGCAGTGGGACATCAGCCGGACCCGGGACGAAGCCGTCAGGAACTTCTACCTGGCCGGCCCGGCGGGTGTTCCCACCCAGGTGGCGTTCAGCCAGAACACGCGCTGGCCCAGCCTGGACCTGGACCGCGCCGAGGGCTGCATCCGCTCCTACGAGCACGCCTTCTCCAAGGAAGGCGGCCTGGCGGTGCTGACGGGCAATATCGCGCTCGACGGCTGCGTGGTGAAGACCGCCGGCGTGGACGAGAGCATCCTCGTGTTCGAAGGCACGGCCCACGTCACCGAGTCGCAGGACGAGGCGGTGGAGAACATCCTCAACGACAAGGTCAAGGCCGGTGACGTGGTGATCGTGCGCTACGAAGGCCCCAAGGGCGGCCCCGGCATGCAGGAGATGCTCTACCCGACCAGCTACATCAAGTCCAAGGGCCTGGGCAAGGCCTGCGCGCTGCTGACCGACGGCCGCTTCTCCGGCGGCACCTCGGGTTTGTCCATCGGCCACTGCTCGCCCGAAGCTGCGGCCGGCGGCGCCATCGGCCTGGTGCGCGACGGCGACAAGATCCGCATCGACATTCCCAACCGCACCATCAACGTGCTGCTGTCCGACGAGGAACTGGCGAGCCGCCGCGAAGAGCAGAACGCCAGGGGGTGGAAGCCGGCCAAGGCGCGTCCGCGCAAGGTGTCTGCTGCGCTGAAGGCTTATGCCAAGCTGGTGATGTCGGCGGATAAGGGGGCTGTGCGGGACTTGTCGTTGCTGGATGACTGA
- a CDS encoding porin, protein MRIDMGMKRAMLARCVLGAAVAFGAGGHSIYAAAQSSSVNLYGVADVGLVHENGAAAGSVTKVTSGMMSGSRVGMRGREELGGGTAAFFTLEAGILMDTGASGQGGLLFGRQAYVGLDASPGRITMGRQYTTLALAQVEFDPFVTGLAGTSANLISAGGRGGSNRVDNALKYNLPGTLGGLDGELSYSFGEVPGSAATNSQFGASLGYSGGSFMGRVAYADAHDANGPGKNAREVFFGAKYDFGLATGYLNYVINRGAIIPGTPNFKSEDVLVGASIPVGAGRVVTSYIYKNDRTDADNDAHQFAIGYVHNLSKRTRLYTSYAHIWNRAANTAKSGFYRVWNANDVGNPLAGNSAFNVGINHTF, encoded by the coding sequence ATGAGAATCGATATGGGAATGAAGCGGGCGATGTTGGCAAGATGCGTGCTCGGCGCGGCAGTGGCATTCGGCGCAGGTGGGCACTCGATATATGCCGCGGCGCAGTCGTCCAGCGTGAATCTGTATGGCGTAGCGGACGTCGGGCTGGTACACGAAAACGGCGCGGCAGCCGGTTCGGTAACAAAGGTCACGAGCGGCATGATGTCAGGCTCGCGCGTTGGCATGCGCGGACGCGAAGAACTAGGCGGGGGCACGGCAGCGTTCTTTACGCTGGAAGCCGGCATCCTGATGGATACTGGCGCATCAGGTCAAGGTGGCTTACTGTTCGGCAGGCAGGCCTACGTCGGACTCGACGCATCGCCGGGCCGTATCACGATGGGGCGGCAATATACAACGCTGGCGCTGGCACAAGTGGAGTTCGATCCGTTTGTGACTGGCCTGGCCGGCACGTCTGCAAACCTGATTTCAGCCGGCGGTCGAGGCGGCAGCAACCGTGTCGACAATGCCCTTAAATACAACCTGCCGGGCACACTCGGCGGCCTCGATGGCGAACTGTCCTACAGCTTTGGCGAAGTGCCCGGCAGTGCGGCCACCAACAGCCAGTTTGGCGCGTCACTTGGCTATTCGGGGGGGAGCTTCATGGGACGCGTCGCCTACGCGGACGCCCATGACGCCAACGGCCCTGGCAAGAATGCACGGGAAGTGTTCTTCGGCGCCAAGTACGACTTCGGGCTCGCGACTGGTTACCTCAACTACGTGATCAACCGAGGCGCCATCATACCGGGCACGCCCAACTTCAAATCGGAAGACGTGCTGGTCGGGGCTTCGATTCCGGTCGGCGCCGGGCGGGTCGTGACCTCGTACATCTACAAGAACGATCGGACCGACGCCGACAACGATGCCCATCAGTTTGCGATCGGCTACGTACATAACCTCTCCAAGCGGACCAGGCTCTATACGTCTTACGCCCACATCTGGAATCGCGCGGCGAACACGGCCAAGTCCGGCTTCTACCGCGTATGGAATGCCAATGATGTCGGCAACCCGCTCGCCGGCAACTCTGCTTTCAACGTTGGTATCAACCACACTTTCTGA
- the phnE gene encoding phosphonate ABC transporter, permease protein PhnE yields MAHKVKAAQFCMRCLLTLIAVAAAVSGSFAYLSLDLGQLFSADAAAEMARFLLTFFPPQLSPAFLARTAGSMLETLAVSAVGTLCAAVLGFGLALPASGLYGDALRALSRLLLNLLRSIPELVWAALTVLAVGLGPFAGTLALALHTAGVLGRLFAEALENAPRAPARALMEGGTPAALVFMYGTLPCVWPQFLAYILYRWETNIRVAAILGFVGAGGLGQMLYFELSLFHLPQACTVIIAMLALAAVVDTASAIMRGGRHS; encoded by the coding sequence ATGGCGCACAAGGTCAAGGCCGCTCAATTCTGCATGCGCTGCCTGCTCACCCTGATCGCGGTGGCCGCCGCGGTTTCGGGCAGCTTCGCGTATCTGTCGCTCGATCTGGGTCAGCTTTTTTCCGCGGACGCTGCAGCCGAGATGGCGCGCTTCCTGCTGACGTTCTTCCCGCCGCAGCTGTCACCCGCTTTTTTGGCCAGAACCGCTGGCAGCATGCTCGAAACGCTCGCGGTTTCCGCGGTGGGCACGCTGTGTGCGGCGGTGCTGGGTTTTGGCCTGGCACTACCGGCTTCCGGGCTCTACGGCGATGCGCTGCGCGCCTTGTCGCGCTTGCTACTGAACCTGTTGCGCTCGATCCCCGAGCTGGTATGGGCTGCCCTGACCGTACTCGCAGTCGGCCTTGGACCGTTTGCCGGCACCCTCGCCCTGGCACTGCATACCGCGGGCGTGCTCGGTCGCCTGTTCGCCGAGGCGCTGGAGAATGCGCCGCGCGCACCCGCCCGCGCGCTGATGGAAGGGGGCACTCCTGCCGCGCTGGTCTTCATGTACGGGACGCTGCCCTGCGTATGGCCCCAGTTTCTGGCCTACATCCTGTACCGCTGGGAAACGAATATCCGCGTGGCGGCAATCCTTGGCTTTGTCGGCGCCGGCGGGCTTGGGCAGATGTTGTATTTCGAGCTGTCCCTGTTCCATCTGCCCCAGGCTTGCACGGTGATCATCGCCATGCTTGCCCTGGCGGCCGTGGTCGACACGGCCAGCGCGATCATGAGGGGTGGCCGGCATTCGTGA
- a CDS encoding YaiI/YqxD family protein, with protein MQVLVDADACPVVVKEMLYRAAQRVEVCVTLVANQYMRTPPSRFIKSLQVPAGFDVADDRIVELVSSGDLVITADIVLAAAALDKGAYVLDPRGSWFSRENIQERLTMREVMEQLRSSGVDTGGPAAYAQQDSKAFAGQLDRFLARHAPPGAVA; from the coding sequence ATGCAAGTACTGGTTGACGCAGACGCCTGCCCGGTTGTCGTCAAGGAAATGTTGTATCGGGCCGCACAACGTGTCGAAGTGTGCGTCACGCTGGTTGCCAACCAGTACATGCGCACGCCGCCTTCGCGCTTCATCAAGTCACTGCAAGTGCCTGCGGGCTTCGACGTCGCCGATGACCGTATCGTCGAGTTGGTCAGCAGCGGGGACCTCGTCATTACGGCGGACATCGTTCTTGCCGCCGCCGCCCTTGACAAGGGCGCCTATGTGCTCGACCCGCGAGGAAGCTGGTTCAGCCGTGAGAACATCCAGGAGCGCCTGACCATGCGCGAGGTGATGGAACAACTCCGCAGTTCAGGCGTTGATACCGGCGGGCCGGCAGCGTACGCCCAGCAGGACAGCAAGGCGTTCGCTGGGCAATTGGACCGCTTCCTGGCACGCCATGCGCCGCCGGGTGCGGTCGCCTGA
- a CDS encoding alpha/beta hydrolase → MSDQFATEPEPSQPPLSSAAAVAYERTVLDWAEHLPESVVAVRNLTYGTDQRQRFDVFTARGLRDAPVLIFWHGGGWTNGYKEYASFLAPMVISLGMVLVAPTYRLAPAHRLPAAFDDAALLLGSVQKSIATWGGSPSHLYLSGHSAGGGIAAMAAMRKPQLRAVGIDQQAIRGCLPISGIMNLHHPNPAPGSLEERVYTALLDSQELDAAMSPLTWSAGNTVPMVLSYGEHDSERVIRSNLTLYAMLRMQPAPVDCYMHAGEDHFRTHTALSDPSHPWYARLAQLVKETSQ, encoded by the coding sequence ATGTCAGACCAGTTCGCAACTGAACCAGAGCCATCTCAGCCACCGCTGTCGTCCGCGGCCGCAGTGGCGTATGAACGTACCGTTCTTGACTGGGCCGAACACCTGCCGGAAAGCGTCGTCGCTGTGCGCAACCTCACCTACGGTACCGACCAGCGGCAGCGGTTCGACGTGTTTACGGCACGAGGGTTGCGCGACGCGCCTGTCCTGATCTTCTGGCATGGTGGGGGCTGGACGAATGGCTACAAGGAATACGCCTCGTTCCTTGCGCCTATGGTGATAAGCCTTGGCATGGTGCTGGTGGCGCCCACGTATCGGCTGGCACCGGCCCACAGGTTGCCCGCAGCGTTTGACGACGCGGCGTTGCTCCTGGGCAGCGTGCAGAAAAGCATTGCCACCTGGGGCGGCTCACCCTCTCACCTCTATCTTTCCGGCCATTCGGCAGGCGGCGGTATTGCGGCCATGGCGGCGATGCGAAAACCACAACTGCGCGCGGTGGGTATTGACCAGCAGGCCATTCGCGGTTGCCTGCCCATCAGTGGCATCATGAACCTGCACCACCCGAACCCGGCGCCCGGGAGTCTTGAGGAGCGGGTGTACACCGCATTGCTCGACTCGCAGGAACTGGATGCGGCAATGAGTCCGCTGACGTGGTCTGCCGGCAATACCGTTCCGATGGTGCTCAGCTACGGCGAACATGACAGCGAGCGCGTGATCCGCTCCAATCTCACCCTGTACGCCATGCTGAGGATGCAGCCGGCTCCCGTTGATTGCTACATGCACGCGGGCGAGGATCATTTCCGCACGCATACTGCGCTTTCGGACCCTTCCCACCCTTGGTATGCGCGGCTCGCGCAACTCGTCAAGGAGACCTCACAGTGA
- a CDS encoding Bug family tripartite tricarboxylate transporter substrate binding protein — protein sequence MKKSARRRALVALTAIATLLATGGATAQGSYPTKPVTLLVAYPAGGDTDVLARLFAEKLTARLGQPVVVENRTGAGGTIGTAYVAKAAPDGYTLLFAPNTISISPHVLRPGTGASYDPRKDLTPITLLGTQSLFVVVNKAAGVTRIEDFVTHAKAGTLKTYGSPGNGSPMHILAELFNKSAGIKLTQIPYRGSAPAVVDLLGGQVPMMYSTLGPVSQYFPSGKLIPLAVADKKRSPFAPNVPSLAELGYKDVEVGAWQAVVGPKGMSPELVLTLNKHFNDILKMPDVVARMATVAVTPQGSDPAALGKLIAADYERYGRIVKEFGIQAD from the coding sequence ATGAAGAAATCCGCGAGACGCCGGGCATTGGTTGCCCTGACAGCTATTGCCACCCTACTTGCGACGGGCGGGGCCACTGCGCAGGGCAGCTATCCAACCAAGCCGGTCACGCTTCTCGTGGCCTATCCAGCCGGCGGCGATACAGATGTGCTGGCACGCCTCTTTGCCGAGAAGCTGACTGCTCGGCTTGGGCAACCTGTCGTGGTGGAGAACCGCACCGGCGCCGGCGGCACCATTGGCACGGCGTACGTGGCAAAGGCTGCGCCGGATGGCTATACGCTGCTGTTCGCCCCGAACACAATCTCGATCTCTCCGCACGTGCTGCGGCCCGGCACGGGTGCCTCCTACGACCCGCGCAAGGATCTGACGCCGATCACGCTACTCGGCACGCAGTCGCTGTTCGTTGTGGTCAACAAGGCCGCCGGTGTCACCCGGATTGAAGACTTCGTCACGCATGCTAAAGCCGGTACGCTGAAAACCTATGGCAGTCCGGGCAACGGATCGCCAATGCACATACTGGCGGAACTGTTCAACAAATCGGCCGGCATCAAGCTCACGCAGATCCCCTACCGCGGCAGCGCCCCCGCGGTGGTCGACTTGCTGGGCGGGCAGGTGCCGATGATGTACTCCACGCTTGGGCCGGTGTCCCAGTACTTCCCGTCGGGCAAGCTGATTCCGCTGGCCGTCGCGGACAAGAAGCGCTCGCCTTTCGCGCCGAACGTGCCGTCCCTGGCCGAGCTTGGCTACAAGGATGTCGAGGTTGGTGCCTGGCAGGCCGTGGTGGGCCCGAAGGGCATGTCCCCGGAACTGGTTCTGACGCTGAACAAGCACTTCAACGACATCCTGAAAATGCCGGACGTCGTCGCCCGGATGGCAACGGTTGCCGTGACTCCGCAGGGCAGCGACCCAGCCGCCCTTGGCAAGCTGATCGCTGCCGACTACGAGCGCTATGGCCGGATCGTCAAGGAATTCGGCATTCAGGCCGACTGA
- a CDS encoding FCD domain-containing protein encodes MRTSDLPRRLQHAEPAPTQTISEKAYQLLRADIIAGSLAPGEKLRLQALQERYELGVSPIREALMLLCGEGLVSNEGQRGFSVTKLSRSDLLDLMHARTSIELLLLADAIEHGDDDWGANIMAAYYKLTRARLPTDASDTVAVELWETAHRRFHLALVAAATSKWLLRIDEQLVDHSERYRRIRLAYPRSSKELADDVLKEHLDLMEAVLARDTEKASALLRHHLMRTAEVLSKRFAD; translated from the coding sequence ATGCGGACTTCCGATTTGCCGCGCAGGCTGCAGCACGCAGAGCCGGCGCCGACCCAGACCATTTCCGAGAAGGCGTATCAACTGCTGCGCGCAGACATCATCGCGGGCAGCCTGGCCCCTGGGGAAAAGCTTCGCCTGCAGGCATTGCAGGAACGCTACGAACTCGGCGTGAGCCCGATCCGCGAGGCCCTGATGCTTCTCTGCGGCGAAGGACTGGTCAGCAATGAGGGCCAAAGGGGCTTCAGCGTGACCAAGCTCTCCAGGAGTGATCTGCTCGATCTGATGCATGCGCGCACCTCGATCGAACTGCTCCTGCTGGCCGATGCCATTGAGCATGGCGACGATGACTGGGGCGCGAACATCATGGCCGCCTATTACAAGCTGACCAGGGCGCGGCTCCCGACCGATGCATCGGACACGGTGGCAGTGGAACTGTGGGAAACGGCTCACCGGCGCTTTCACCTCGCGCTGGTTGCAGCGGCTACGTCGAAGTGGCTACTGCGCATCGACGAACAACTGGTCGACCATTCTGAGCGGTATCGTCGAATTCGCCTGGCCTACCCGCGCTCGAGCAAGGAACTGGCCGACGATGTGTTGAAGGAACACCTGGATCTCATGGAGGCGGTGCTCGCGCGCGACACGGAGAAAGCCTCCGCGCTGCTGCGGCACCACCTGATGCGCACCGCCGAAGTCCTCAGCAAGCGCTTTGCCGACTAG
- a CDS encoding MFS transporter — translation MIAHVIAAQASPCDELVIRTQPTAVDRPCRRKRLALAATILGSSMAFIDGSVVNVALPAIQSELGASVAAMQWIVNAYLLFLGSLVLVGGSMGDKLGRRTVFIAGIGVFTLTSAACGFAPDANSLIAARAVQGIGAALFVPSSLAIIGAVYEGEARGRAIGTWAAVGAITSAAAPVAGGWLVDVLSWRAIFFLNVPLAAVTIALAILSVPNSHKLDAPRQLDWPGALSVAAGLAALTYGLTEASARGFADPLVLCAIGAGALVLVAFVMIEANSRHPMMPLDVFRSRDFTGANLVTLLLYFGLSGALFFLPFTLIRAHAYTATEAGAALLPVPVIIGLLSRFTGGLTSRFGSRILLSAGPGIAGIGFVMLALPFVGGSYWAGFFPALTVLGLGMTITVAPLTTIVMGSVPADHAGVASGINNAVARMASLLAVAVLGIVFVWSHQAALSARLDELGVPRDARRTGQLLEPGAQAGAAAGDAHLPTQPPVALAEAEAITEALRAVALVSAVCAFAGAGLAVATIQPRR, via the coding sequence ATGATCGCGCACGTCATCGCTGCACAAGCAAGCCCGTGCGACGAACTCGTCATCCGCACGCAGCCCACCGCAGTCGACCGCCCGTGCCGGCGCAAGCGTCTAGCACTCGCCGCGACGATCCTCGGCTCAAGCATGGCGTTCATCGACGGCTCCGTCGTCAATGTCGCGCTACCCGCCATTCAGAGCGAACTCGGCGCGAGCGTCGCGGCAATGCAGTGGATCGTTAACGCCTACCTGCTCTTTCTCGGGTCCCTCGTGCTGGTGGGCGGATCGATGGGCGACAAGCTCGGCCGCCGCACGGTATTCATTGCGGGCATCGGGGTCTTCACGCTGACGTCGGCCGCTTGCGGGTTCGCGCCGGACGCGAATTCGCTGATCGCCGCGCGCGCAGTGCAGGGCATTGGTGCAGCACTCTTCGTACCCAGCAGTCTCGCGATCATCGGCGCCGTGTACGAAGGCGAAGCGCGCGGACGGGCAATCGGCACCTGGGCGGCCGTCGGGGCGATCACGTCGGCGGCGGCGCCGGTGGCGGGCGGCTGGCTCGTCGACGTGTTGTCGTGGCGCGCGATATTCTTCCTCAACGTCCCGCTTGCAGCGGTGACGATCGCGCTCGCGATTTTGTCGGTGCCGAACAGCCACAAGCTCGATGCGCCTCGACAGTTGGACTGGCCCGGCGCGCTTAGCGTCGCAGCGGGGCTGGCTGCCCTCACCTATGGTCTGACCGAGGCGTCTGCGCGCGGTTTCGCAGATCCGCTTGTACTGTGCGCGATCGGCGCCGGCGCGCTCGTGCTGGTCGCATTCGTGATGATCGAAGCGAACAGCCGTCACCCCATGATGCCGCTCGACGTGTTCCGCTCACGCGATTTCACCGGCGCCAACCTCGTCACACTGCTGCTCTACTTCGGCCTGAGCGGCGCACTGTTCTTCCTGCCGTTCACGCTGATCCGCGCACATGCCTACACCGCAACTGAAGCGGGCGCGGCGCTGCTGCCGGTGCCGGTCATCATCGGCTTGTTGTCGCGCTTCACCGGCGGCCTGACGAGCCGCTTCGGCTCGCGGATCCTGTTGAGCGCTGGCCCGGGTATCGCGGGAATCGGATTCGTGATGCTGGCGTTGCCGTTCGTGGGCGGCAGCTATTGGGCCGGATTTTTCCCTGCGCTCACCGTGCTTGGGCTTGGCATGACGATCACCGTCGCGCCACTCACGACGATTGTGATGGGCTCGGTGCCGGCTGACCACGCAGGCGTTGCATCCGGCATCAACAATGCGGTTGCACGTATGGCGAGTCTGCTGGCAGTTGCGGTGCTCGGCATCGTGTTCGTGTGGTCGCACCAGGCGGCGCTGTCGGCGCGGCTCGATGAACTGGGCGTTCCCAGGGACGCACGCCGGACCGGGCAGTTGCTGGAGCCGGGCGCGCAAGCCGGGGCGGCAGCGGGCGACGCCCATTTGCCGACCCAGCCACCCGTGGCGCTGGCGGAAGCCGAAGCTATCACTGAAGCGCTGCGCGCGGTTGCGCTGGTGTCCGCCGTGTGCGCGTTCGCCGGAGCGGGTCTCGCGGTAGCGACCATCCAACCCCGCAGGTGA
- a CDS encoding NAD-dependent epimerase/dehydratase family protein — MTILVTGAGLIGRLTAAQLLAQGEPVLLADVRRPDSAELGALPLALCDVTDYDALSRLVDEHGVTAIVHTAALLSTAIRKDPLAGIRVNTMGTANVLELARQRKLSRVVIASSTTVMYSAFPSLPATPIAEDFPLRVLSERPGSIYAATKLAGEHLALAYASLYDVDAVVLRYGAVLGAGRDAVTSVPGRLLATLLEAGRTGVPARLDDPILLWNGREEFIDARDCAIANIAALTAPAPRQRVYNIATGEWFSVEAFIDVVRQCYPALQTTDLRLPEGGFAGFPHVRPASSDVSAAHREIGFKASYSLLETTRHFAAML; from the coding sequence ATGACGATATTAGTCACCGGTGCCGGCCTGATCGGCCGTCTGACCGCCGCGCAGTTGCTGGCCCAGGGAGAACCTGTGCTGCTCGCCGACGTCAGGCGGCCCGATTCTGCTGAACTGGGCGCGCTGCCGCTGGCATTGTGCGATGTGACCGACTACGACGCATTGTCCCGCCTGGTGGACGAGCATGGGGTCACCGCTATCGTCCATACGGCGGCCTTGCTTTCCACTGCCATTCGCAAGGATCCACTCGCCGGCATCCGGGTCAATACGATGGGAACGGCAAACGTTCTTGAGCTGGCACGCCAGCGTAAGCTCTCGCGTGTCGTGATTGCCAGCTCGACCACCGTCATGTACTCAGCCTTCCCGTCCCTGCCTGCCACACCGATCGCCGAGGATTTCCCGTTGCGGGTCCTCAGCGAACGGCCTGGCAGCATCTATGCGGCCACCAAGCTGGCTGGCGAGCATCTCGCGCTCGCCTACGCCTCGCTCTATGACGTCGATGCGGTCGTGCTGCGCTACGGCGCTGTGCTCGGCGCCGGACGGGACGCGGTCACCAGTGTGCCGGGCCGGCTACTGGCCACACTGCTCGAAGCCGGACGCACCGGAGTGCCTGCAAGGCTAGACGATCCGATCCTGTTGTGGAACGGCCGTGAGGAATTCATCGATGCCCGGGACTGCGCTATCGCCAACATCGCTGCACTGACCGCACCGGCACCGCGTCAACGCGTGTACAACATCGCTACCGGCGAATGGTTCTCGGTTGAAGCGTTCATCGATGTCGTGCGCCAATGTTATCCGGCGCTGCAGACCACCGATCTCAGGCTGCCCGAGGGCGGCTTTGCCGGATTTCCGCATGTGCGACCGGCGTCGTCCGACGTCAGTGCCGCTCACCGCGAAATCGGCTTCAAGGCCTCCTATTCGCTACTAGAGACCACGCGGCACTTCGCTGCAATGCTGTAG
- a CDS encoding RidA family protein, with amino-acid sequence MKQVIETGLPTPAQPFSWATQAAGLLFTAHGPVRPDGSVDTGDIARQARLTFENLKLATEAAGADLNDVVQVLITLLEADDVPVVDALYGEFFAPPYPNRSTVIAKALVVPGMRIEIVAYVALPDKP; translated from the coding sequence GTGAAGCAAGTCATTGAGACTGGCTTGCCCACTCCGGCACAGCCATTTTCCTGGGCGACCCAGGCCGCAGGTCTGCTGTTCACTGCGCACGGTCCAGTCCGTCCTGACGGGTCGGTGGATACCGGCGATATCGCCCGGCAGGCCCGCCTGACGTTTGAGAACCTGAAGTTAGCGACCGAAGCAGCGGGCGCGGACCTGAACGATGTGGTGCAGGTGCTGATCACCCTGTTGGAAGCCGATGACGTGCCGGTAGTCGATGCGCTCTATGGAGAGTTCTTCGCCCCGCCTTATCCAAACCGCTCGACGGTGATCGCCAAGGCCTTGGTAGTGCCAGGCATGCGCATCGAAATCGTGGCCTATGTCGCGCTGCCCGACAAGCCCTGA